In Capillimicrobium parvum, a genomic segment contains:
- a CDS encoding DUF1269 domain-containing protein, with amino-acid sequence MSDLVAIAYPDVATAQQVAGNLGDAVKQHLIELEDVVVVERRQDGKVKLHQPSMAGIGAAGGALWGGLIGLIFFVPLFGMALGAAAGAASGALADHGVDDKFMKQLGEELEPGNAALILLIRKVTADKILPEIKVPGTVIQTSLSDETEQQLKDALAAAGRQ; translated from the coding sequence GTGAGTGATCTGGTGGCGATCGCCTACCCCGACGTCGCGACCGCGCAGCAGGTGGCCGGCAACCTCGGCGACGCGGTCAAGCAGCATCTCATCGAGCTCGAGGACGTGGTCGTCGTCGAGCGCCGGCAGGATGGCAAGGTCAAGCTTCACCAGCCGTCGATGGCCGGCATCGGCGCCGCCGGCGGCGCGCTGTGGGGCGGCCTGATCGGGCTGATCTTCTTCGTGCCGCTGTTCGGCATGGCGCTGGGCGCCGCGGCCGGCGCGGCGTCCGGCGCACTCGCCGACCACGGCGTCGACGACAAGTTCATGAAGCAGCTCGGCGAGGAGCTCGAGCCGGGCAACGCCGCGCTCATCCTCCTCATCCGCAAGGTGACCGCCGACAAGATCCTTCCCGAGATCAAGGTCCCCGGGACGGTCATCCAGACGTCGCTGAGCGACGAGACCGAGCAGCAGCTGAAGGACGCCCTGGCCGCCGCGGGCCGGCAGTAG
- a CDS encoding IPT/TIG domain-containing protein, with the protein MDTDKPGTKRRGLGAALLVAVLALALFAPSAGAQVFPNQTLIRIPATGTQGPATPYPSTINVTGMTGAVTNVTATITGFSHTFPSDVDILLVGPSGQNVVLLADTGGSTDVNNATITFNQASLNSVPTPIVPGTFRPTNGGAFTGPAPAPPPPYGSSLAIFNGTVPNGAWNLFVFDDAAGDTGQITLGWSLDVTTNGPTISSFAPATGPAGTPIVITGTNLTGATAVTFGGVPAAAFTVNSPTTITATVPANAVSGPITVTTPNGSASSTANFAVSPPPTITSFTPTSGKVGTQITVTGTNLTGATALTVGGAAATGVTVSSPTQLTATIPPGAGAGTLQVTTPGGSGSSSSAFQVIHSRRVSLSLTRTRARGSVTATDGFTKCASGIPIQLQVRSRGRWRRVSSDLTTTTGRFSFSNSAAGRYRAVAPHANLSSGDICNRGASSSARRSSRR; encoded by the coding sequence ATGGATACGGATAAGCCGGGCACGAAGAGGCGTGGGCTCGGAGCAGCCCTGCTCGTGGCGGTCCTGGCGCTGGCGCTGTTCGCGCCATCGGCCGGAGCGCAGGTCTTCCCGAACCAGACGCTCATCAGGATCCCGGCCACCGGGACCCAGGGACCGGCCACGCCGTACCCCTCGACGATCAACGTGACCGGCATGACCGGCGCGGTGACGAACGTGACGGCGACGATCACGGGCTTCAGCCACACCTTCCCGAGCGACGTCGACATCCTCCTCGTCGGCCCCTCCGGCCAGAACGTCGTCCTGCTGGCGGACACCGGCGGCTCCACGGACGTCAACAACGCCACCATCACCTTCAACCAGGCCTCGCTGAACTCGGTGCCGACCCCGATCGTCCCCGGCACGTTCCGCCCGACGAACGGCGGCGCCTTCACCGGTCCCGCACCAGCTCCGCCGCCGCCGTACGGCTCGTCGCTGGCCATCTTCAACGGCACGGTGCCCAACGGCGCCTGGAACCTGTTCGTGTTCGACGACGCGGCCGGCGACACCGGCCAGATCACCCTCGGATGGAGCCTCGACGTCACGACGAACGGCCCGACGATCTCGTCGTTCGCCCCGGCCACCGGTCCGGCGGGGACGCCGATCGTCATCACGGGCACGAACCTCACCGGCGCCACCGCGGTCACGTTCGGCGGCGTCCCGGCCGCGGCGTTCACGGTGAACTCGCCGACCACGATCACCGCCACCGTCCCGGCCAATGCCGTGTCGGGGCCGATCACGGTCACGACGCCGAACGGCTCAGCGAGCAGCACGGCGAACTTCGCCGTGAGCCCGCCACCCACGATCACCTCGTTCACGCCGACGTCGGGCAAGGTCGGCACCCAGATCACGGTCACCGGCACGAACCTGACCGGCGCGACGGCGCTCACCGTCGGGGGAGCGGCGGCGACCGGGGTCACCGTGAGCTCGCCGACGCAGCTCACGGCGACGATCCCGCCGGGCGCGGGAGCGGGGACGCTCCAGGTCACGACGCCGGGCGGCTCCGGGTCGAGCTCGTCGGCGTTCCAGGTGATCCACAGCCGCCGCGTGTCGCTGTCGCTCACACGCACGCGCGCCCGTGGATCCGTGACCGCCACGGACGGGTTCACGAAGTGCGCGTCCGGCATCCCGATCCAGCTTCAGGTCCGCTCGCGCGGCCGCTGGCGCCGGGTGTCGAGCGACCTGACCACGACGACCGGGCGCTTCAGCTTCTCCAACAGCGCCGCCGGCCGCTACCGGGCGGTCGCACCGCACGCGAACCTCAGCAGCGGCGACATCTGCAACCGCGGGGCGTCCTCGTCCGCGCGTCGCTCGTCGCGCCGCTGA